The following proteins are encoded in a genomic region of Alnus glutinosa chromosome 8, dhAlnGlut1.1, whole genome shotgun sequence:
- the LOC133874578 gene encoding protein spotted leaf 11 isoform X1 gives MGHSGTENIQEKLNPDWEKAFNQYEHLISSGNEAMRIKGTIKLAHLAKHGPENILACTIPILAELLSNGPSSNSSQPIQEAAVYCLKCIARRGDGGLATEIGESGAIQSILRLLPDSDNGFRIVMIKCLWILVNFGSMNREIVARNGGLEIIINMLNLPMDATRRYLLEILSALTLLREVRRVLTSLGGLHFLVEAARCGSMVSRERACQAMGLLGVTRRARRMLVELGVIPVLVELFRDGDSRTKLVVGNSLGVISAHIDYIRPVAQAGAIPLYAELLRGPEPIGREIAEDVFCILAVAEVNAVEIAEHLVGILRGGDDEAKAAAADVLWGLSSYKHSVSVVRNSGAIPLLVELLREGNSEVREKVSGAIAQLSYDEADRMALANAGVIPFLIELMHDDSEELRDNAAEAVINFSEDPLHCDRISEAIDIPAFQNMRNTLSQIRASDEHMVRSLRRMSIDELT, from the coding sequence ATGGGCCATTCAGGGACAGAGAATATCCAAGAAAAATTGAACCCAGATTGGGAAAAAGCGTTCAATCAGTACGAACATCTCATATCCTCTGGGAATGAGGCTATGCGAATAAAGGGCACAATTAAGCTAGCCCATCTCGCTAAACATGGCCCTGAAAATATATTAGCCTGTACCATACCGATCCTAGCCGAACTTCTTAGCAATGGACCTTCTAGTAATTCGAGTCAGCCTATACAAGAAGCTGCTGTATATTGCTTAAAATGTATTGCTCGTCGAGGTGATGGTGGGTTGGCAACAGAGATAGGAGAATCCGGTGCTATACAATCTATTCTAAGGTTATTGCCAGATTCTGATAATGGTTTTCGGATAGTTATGATAAAATGTTTGTGGATTCTTGTCAATTTTGGCAGTATGAATCGCGAGATAGTAGCTAGAAATGGTGGACTGGAAATTATCatcaatatgttaaatttgCCCATGGATGCAACTAGGAGGTACTTGCTGGAGATTCTGAGTGCATTGACGCTGTTGAGAGAGGTTAGGAGGGTCCTTACCAGTTTAGGAGGTCTTCACTTTCTTGTTGAGGCTGCTAGGTGTGGTAGCATGGTCTCTAGGGAAAGAGCTTGTCAAGCAATGGGGTTGCTTGGGGTTACTAGACGTGCGAGGCGTATGCTTGTTGAATTAGGTGTTATACCAGTGCTTGTTGAGTTGTTCCGAGATGGGGATAGTAGAACAAAACTTGTAGTGGGTAATTCTCTTGGTGTGATCTCTGCTCATATTGATTACATTAGGCCTGTTGCTCAAGCTGGGGCAATTCCTTTATATGCTGAACTTCTTCGGGGACCTGAACCTATTGGTAGGGAGATTGCGGAGGATGTGTTTTGTATACTGGCTGTCGCAGAAGTGAATGCAGTTGAGATTGCTGAGCACTTGGTAGGGATTCTTAGAGGAGGTGATGATGAAGCAAAGGCTGCAGCTGCTGATGTTTTGTGGGGTCTCTCAAGTTACAAGCACTCTGTATCTGTTGTGCGAAACTCGGGTGCAATTCCACTTCTAGTTGAGCTTTTGAGAGAGGGAAATAGTGAAGTTAGGGAAAAAGTGTCTGGGGCTATTGCCCAATTGAGTTATGATGAGGCAGATCGTATGGCACTCGCAAATGCGGGAGTAATCCCATTTCTCATTGAATTGATGCATGATGACTCTGAGGAACTGAGGGATAATGCTGCAGAGGCTGTTATCAATTTCTCTGAAGATCCATTGCACTGTGATAGAATATCTGAAGCAATTGATATTCCTGCTTTCCAAAATATGCGGAATACGCTAAGTCAGATTCGTGCTTCTGATGAGCACATGGTTAGGTCTTTGAGACGGATGAGTATTGACGAGCTTACTTGA
- the LOC133874578 gene encoding protein spotted leaf 11 isoform X2, with product MRIKGTIKLAHLAKHGPENILACTIPILAELLSNGPSSNSSQPIQEAAVYCLKCIARRGDGGLATEIGESGAIQSILRLLPDSDNGFRIVMIKCLWILVNFGSMNREIVARNGGLEIIINMLNLPMDATRRYLLEILSALTLLREVRRVLTSLGGLHFLVEAARCGSMVSRERACQAMGLLGVTRRARRMLVELGVIPVLVELFRDGDSRTKLVVGNSLGVISAHIDYIRPVAQAGAIPLYAELLRGPEPIGREIAEDVFCILAVAEVNAVEIAEHLVGILRGGDDEAKAAAADVLWGLSSYKHSVSVVRNSGAIPLLVELLREGNSEVREKVSGAIAQLSYDEADRMALANAGVIPFLIELMHDDSEELRDNAAEAVINFSEDPLHCDRISEAIDIPAFQNMRNTLSQIRASDEHMVRSLRRMSIDELT from the coding sequence ATGCGAATAAAGGGCACAATTAAGCTAGCCCATCTCGCTAAACATGGCCCTGAAAATATATTAGCCTGTACCATACCGATCCTAGCCGAACTTCTTAGCAATGGACCTTCTAGTAATTCGAGTCAGCCTATACAAGAAGCTGCTGTATATTGCTTAAAATGTATTGCTCGTCGAGGTGATGGTGGGTTGGCAACAGAGATAGGAGAATCCGGTGCTATACAATCTATTCTAAGGTTATTGCCAGATTCTGATAATGGTTTTCGGATAGTTATGATAAAATGTTTGTGGATTCTTGTCAATTTTGGCAGTATGAATCGCGAGATAGTAGCTAGAAATGGTGGACTGGAAATTATCatcaatatgttaaatttgCCCATGGATGCAACTAGGAGGTACTTGCTGGAGATTCTGAGTGCATTGACGCTGTTGAGAGAGGTTAGGAGGGTCCTTACCAGTTTAGGAGGTCTTCACTTTCTTGTTGAGGCTGCTAGGTGTGGTAGCATGGTCTCTAGGGAAAGAGCTTGTCAAGCAATGGGGTTGCTTGGGGTTACTAGACGTGCGAGGCGTATGCTTGTTGAATTAGGTGTTATACCAGTGCTTGTTGAGTTGTTCCGAGATGGGGATAGTAGAACAAAACTTGTAGTGGGTAATTCTCTTGGTGTGATCTCTGCTCATATTGATTACATTAGGCCTGTTGCTCAAGCTGGGGCAATTCCTTTATATGCTGAACTTCTTCGGGGACCTGAACCTATTGGTAGGGAGATTGCGGAGGATGTGTTTTGTATACTGGCTGTCGCAGAAGTGAATGCAGTTGAGATTGCTGAGCACTTGGTAGGGATTCTTAGAGGAGGTGATGATGAAGCAAAGGCTGCAGCTGCTGATGTTTTGTGGGGTCTCTCAAGTTACAAGCACTCTGTATCTGTTGTGCGAAACTCGGGTGCAATTCCACTTCTAGTTGAGCTTTTGAGAGAGGGAAATAGTGAAGTTAGGGAAAAAGTGTCTGGGGCTATTGCCCAATTGAGTTATGATGAGGCAGATCGTATGGCACTCGCAAATGCGGGAGTAATCCCATTTCTCATTGAATTGATGCATGATGACTCTGAGGAACTGAGGGATAATGCTGCAGAGGCTGTTATCAATTTCTCTGAAGATCCATTGCACTGTGATAGAATATCTGAAGCAATTGATATTCCTGCTTTCCAAAATATGCGGAATACGCTAAGTCAGATTCGTGCTTCTGATGAGCACATGGTTAGGTCTTTGAGACGGATGAGTATTGACGAGCTTACTTGA